The Alphaproteobacteria bacterium genome contains a region encoding:
- a CDS encoding type II toxin-antitoxin system VapC family toxin, translating to MTIVVDASVAMRWSVTLSQSDRAEALLQYDEPIIAPDLVLAEITNAALKAAVFSGASPEAVTLLVRESADYFDELVPAVDLKDRALEIALALKHPAYDCFYLALAEQRECKLVTADERLRGRCARTPFAKLIEPL from the coding sequence ATGACCATCGTCGTCGATGCCAGCGTGGCGATGCGTTGGTCCGTCACTCTCTCGCAGTCTGATCGCGCCGAGGCGCTCCTGCAGTACGACGAGCCGATCATTGCCCCAGATCTTGTCCTGGCGGAAATCACAAATGCTGCCTTGAAGGCTGCGGTTTTCAGCGGAGCCTCTCCGGAGGCGGTTACTCTGCTGGTTCGGGAGTCTGCGGACTACTTCGACGAACTTGTTCCCGCTGTCGATCTGAAAGATCGAGCGTTGGAGATCGCTTTGGCACTCAAGCACCCGGCCTATGACTGTTTCTATCTGGCCCTTGCCGAGCAGCGGGAATGCAAACTAGTCACCGCGGATGAACGGCTTCGAGGCCGGTGTGCAAGAACGCCATTCGCGAAGCTGATAGAGCCACTGTAG
- a CDS encoding aconitase X catalytic domain-containing protein has translation MRLADEEQDILGGIQGPIRQQALRHQIKVGEFFGAADFVPVTQAHIMADTESLGEAGVHWLEGLAASADARRIRVPTITDPRGTDFSKASMLGQSAAMLDLERRAIAAFEQLGVTMTDTCINYQTIQAPVRNEHVAFGDTGVVIYSNSVCGALSNFEGGPSALAAGLTGRTPRYGFHLASQRRATLHIRVDFAPRSLNDWGALGGVIGRIAGNYWAVPVIEGIEEPPLSDPLKHFGAAMASFGSTALYHIAGVTPEAYRLADVASNDLPHHRVTRDNVVALQKSYHTDTGVDVVVFSAPQLSLYELRDLASLCDGRHFTVPLLAVTSPQVKPDADRAGYTARIEQAGGHVLSGMCFYQSYAREIAEANGWKRLATNSAKLVNILGGYGYRPMLASMEACVEAATSGELKLT, from the coding sequence ATGCGGCTTGCCGACGAAGAACAGGACATCCTCGGCGGCATACAGGGGCCGATCCGCCAGCAGGCCTTGCGGCATCAGATCAAGGTCGGTGAATTCTTCGGCGCGGCGGATTTCGTGCCGGTGACGCAGGCCCATATCATGGCGGACACCGAGAGCCTCGGCGAAGCCGGCGTGCACTGGCTCGAGGGGCTTGCGGCGAGCGCAGACGCGCGACGCATTCGCGTCCCCACCATCACCGATCCGCGCGGCACCGACTTCTCGAAGGCGAGCATGCTTGGGCAGAGCGCCGCGATGCTCGATCTGGAGCGGCGTGCGATTGCGGCGTTCGAGCAGCTCGGCGTCACGATGACCGATACCTGCATCAACTATCAAACCATCCAGGCGCCGGTGCGCAACGAGCACGTTGCCTTCGGCGACACCGGGGTCGTGATCTACTCCAACTCGGTGTGCGGCGCGCTGTCCAATTTCGAGGGCGGCCCGTCCGCGCTTGCGGCCGGATTGACCGGACGCACGCCGCGCTATGGCTTTCATCTTGCCAGCCAGCGGCGCGCCACGCTGCATATCCGGGTCGATTTTGCGCCGAGGTCGCTCAACGATTGGGGCGCGCTCGGCGGCGTGATCGGGCGGATCGCCGGCAACTACTGGGCGGTGCCGGTGATCGAAGGGATCGAGGAGCCGCCGCTCTCCGATCCGCTCAAGCATTTCGGCGCCGCGATGGCGAGCTTCGGTTCGACCGCGCTCTATCACATCGCGGGGGTGACGCCCGAAGCCTATCGACTGGCCGACGTTGCGTCGAATGATCTGCCGCACCACCGCGTGACGCGTGACAATGTAGTGGCTCTTCAAAAGTCCTATCACACCGATACCGGCGTCGACGTCGTGGTGTTCTCCGCCCCGCAGCTGAGCCTCTACGAGCTGCGCGATCTCGCGAGCCTGTGCGACGGCAGGCACTTCACGGTGCCGCTGCTCGCGGTCACCAGCCCGCAGGTCAAGCCCGACGCCGATCGCGCGGGCTACACCGCCCGCATCGAGCAGGCAGGCGGCCACGTGCTCTCCGGCATGTGCTTCTATCAGTCCTATGCACGCGAGATCGCCGAGGCGAACGGCTGGAAGCGGCTCGCGACGAACAGTGCAAAGCTCGTCAATATTCTCGGCGGCTATGGTTACCGGCCGATGCTTGCGTCGATGGAAGCCTGCGTGGAAGCCGCCACAAGCGGCGAGCTCAAGCTCACATGA
- a CDS encoding EAL domain-containing protein codes for MSRLGKFRRRSDVAWRTSGVIPIAVIVMLAIVCVVVAVLSSAGRADDVELQQERLLLTNAIADRGHRVLRELENVAASHDVVYQLHYNFDRDWVHHLVGLRLNTFFDHDHVFVTDSADRLVYALEDNASVSPALIDRTELGRVIDLLRGRVLPNKDEHFQEPSLDPITNLGHPRGVQRLQTFKKRPAIVAGVVAELPALAGPISGAQPPLIMTVKYLDGQLLSDIGVRFDLPGLRTLGSAPLKDNEHVYVVSDSAGAAIAHFAWVPNQPGASIVGTVLPFMAIAFGGFAVLTALALRYIRRSAAKIAEGESRLRHLALHDPLSGLPNRTFFGERLSQVIADSGKDGTLAAVLAIDLDHFKDINDTLGHHIGDALIGVVAQRLVHAVRREDLVARLGGDEFAVITTDAADLDTLQRFAERLISVLRAPYSISGHTLLIGASVGIAVIDNRTSDAADVMRRADVALYRAKNEGRSRACIYDADMDADLRERKQLENDLRAAIAEDKLSVAYQPIMNASGEKMAGVEALCRWRHPTRGDVPPVDFIPIAERSELIIPLGEWVLRKACLEARAWANLTVSVNVSPLQFRRQDFVHIVERILAETELDPQRLELELTESTLLGNVDDAEKAMRRLKALGVRFALDDFGTGYSSLLYLRRFPFDRIKIDRSFVRSIESAADAASIVHAIVSLGRGLGMKVTAEGVETAEQQLFLRAAGVHSMQGYRFGKPAPAEVITARLQQGISAPPQAAAS; via the coding sequence TTGAGTAGGCTCGGTAAGTTCCGCAGGCGCAGCGATGTCGCGTGGCGCACCAGCGGCGTCATTCCGATTGCGGTTATCGTGATGCTCGCGATCGTGTGCGTCGTCGTGGCGGTGCTGAGTTCCGCAGGGCGGGCCGATGACGTCGAGCTGCAGCAGGAACGTCTGCTCCTGACCAACGCGATCGCTGACCGTGGTCATCGCGTGCTGCGCGAACTGGAAAACGTCGCCGCATCGCACGACGTCGTCTACCAGCTCCACTACAATTTCGATCGCGACTGGGTGCATCACCTCGTCGGCCTTCGCCTCAACACCTTCTTCGACCACGACCATGTGTTCGTGACCGACAGTGCGGACCGTCTTGTCTATGCGCTCGAGGACAACGCGAGCGTCAGTCCCGCGCTGATCGACCGCACCGAGCTTGGCCGGGTCATCGATCTCCTGCGCGGCCGCGTCCTGCCGAACAAGGACGAGCACTTCCAGGAGCCCTCACTCGATCCGATCACCAATCTCGGCCACCCGCGCGGCGTTCAGCGTCTGCAGACCTTCAAGAAACGGCCGGCGATCGTCGCCGGAGTGGTCGCGGAGCTGCCCGCGCTCGCCGGGCCGATCTCCGGCGCGCAGCCGCCCCTGATCATGACAGTGAAGTATCTCGACGGCCAGCTCTTGTCCGACATTGGCGTGCGCTTCGATCTGCCGGGCCTGCGCACGCTCGGCAGCGCACCGCTGAAGGACAATGAACACGTCTACGTCGTTTCCGACAGCGCCGGCGCGGCGATTGCGCACTTTGCCTGGGTGCCGAACCAGCCCGGCGCCAGCATCGTGGGCACGGTCCTGCCGTTCATGGCGATCGCGTTCGGCGGCTTCGCGGTTCTGACCGCGCTGGCGCTACGCTATATCCGCCGCAGCGCCGCCAAGATCGCGGAAGGCGAGAGCCGCCTGCGTCACCTCGCGCTGCATGATCCGCTCTCCGGCCTGCCCAACCGCACCTTCTTCGGCGAGCGGCTGAGCCAGGTGATCGCCGACAGCGGCAAGGACGGCACCCTTGCCGCGGTCCTCGCGATCGACCTCGACCATTTCAAGGACATCAACGATACGCTTGGCCACCATATCGGCGATGCGCTGATCGGCGTGGTGGCGCAGCGCCTGGTGCACGCGGTCCGGCGGGAAGATCTCGTGGCGCGCCTGGGCGGCGACGAGTTCGCGGTCATCACCACGGATGCGGCAGATCTCGACACGCTGCAGCGTTTTGCCGAGCGGCTCATCTCGGTCCTGCGCGCGCCCTACTCGATCAGCGGGCATACGCTGCTGATCGGTGCGAGCGTTGGTATAGCGGTGATCGACAATCGCACGTCAGATGCCGCCGACGTGATGCGGCGTGCCGACGTTGCCCTCTATCGCGCCAAGAACGAAGGGCGCAGCCGCGCCTGCATCTACGATGCCGACATGGACGCAGACCTGCGCGAGCGCAAGCAGCTCGAGAACGATCTGCGCGCCGCGATCGCCGAGGACAAGCTGAGCGTCGCCTATCAGCCGATCATGAACGCGAGCGGCGAGAAGATGGCCGGCGTCGAGGCGCTCTGCCGCTGGCGTCATCCGACCCGCGGGGATGTCCCGCCGGTCGACTTCATCCCGATCGCAGAGCGCAGCGAACTGATCATCCCGCTTGGCGAATGGGTGTTGCGCAAGGCCTGCCTCGAAGCGCGCGCCTGGGCCAACCTCACCGTTTCGGTCAACGTCTCTCCGTTGCAGTTTCGGCGCCAGGACTTCGTGCATATCGTCGAGCGCATCCTCGCCGAGACCGAACTCGATCCGCAGCGGCTCGAGCTGGAACTGACCGAGTCGACGCTGCTCGGCAATGTCGACGACGCCGAGAAGGCGATGCGCCGCCTCAAGGCACTCGGCGTCCGTTTTGCGCTCGACGATTTCGGCACCGGCTACTCGAGCCTGCTCTATCTGCGCCGCTTCCCCTTCGACCGTATCAAGATCGATCGCTCCTTCGTGCGCTCGATCGAAAGTGCCGCGGATGCCGCCTCGATCGTGCACGCGATCGTCAGCCTCGGCCGCGGCCTCGGCATGAAAGTGACGGCGGAAGGCGTGGAGACCGCGGAACAGCAGCTGTTCCTGCGTGCCGCCGGCGTCCACTCCATGCAGGGCTACCGCTTCGGCAAGCCGGCGCCGGCCGAGGTCATCACCGCGCGCCTGCAACAGGGAATCTCTGCGCCGCCACAAGCCGCCGCGAGCTGA
- a CDS encoding peptide chain release factor 3, whose amino-acid sequence MLDATQSMAKPRSAQPNSEPRRTFAIISHPDAGKTTLTEKLLQFGGAIQMAGQVRARGNQRRTRSDWLEIEQARGISVTSSVMTFEQNGVVFNLLDTPGHADFSEDTYRTLSAVDAAVMVIDAAKGIESQTRKLFEVCRLRDIPIITFINKIDREGHDPLALLDEISSGLALDLTLLTWPVGMGVDFRGLLDIEGAKLLLPKEARTDSFGRTEQLETIEALHPHANIEQRITQPALESLELCLSDLPPFDAKAFLEGHLSPVIFGSALKDFGVAELLACLTRWAPDALPRKTTTRAVDPAEDVVSGFVFKVQANMDPNHRDRIAFVRLCSGKFKRGMRLFNVREKKPMNVAAPIFFFAQQRETLDEAFPGDIIGIPNHGTLHVGDSLTEGETLQFTGIPNFAPEILRRVVLEDAMRAKQLNKALNDLAEEGVIQIFRPVDGSWQILGAVGALQLDVLVSRLKAEYGVSVRLEAAPYETARWLVSEKADALEKFCSRNRSSIAEDRQGAPVFLARNAWTLNRETQDWPDIRFVNVKERT is encoded by the coding sequence ATGCTCGATGCCACTCAATCGATGGCCAAGCCGCGATCCGCGCAGCCGAATTCCGAGCCGCGCAGGACTTTCGCGATCATTTCGCATCCAGACGCCGGCAAGACCACGCTGACCGAGAAACTGCTGCAGTTCGGCGGCGCCATCCAGATGGCTGGACAGGTCCGGGCGCGCGGCAACCAGCGGCGCACCCGCTCCGACTGGCTCGAGATCGAGCAGGCGCGCGGAATTTCGGTCACCTCGTCGGTGATGACGTTCGAGCAAAATGGGGTCGTGTTCAATCTGCTCGATACGCCGGGCCACGCCGACTTCTCCGAGGATACCTATCGGACGCTGAGCGCGGTCGACGCCGCCGTGATGGTGATCGATGCCGCGAAGGGGATCGAGAGCCAGACGCGCAAGCTGTTCGAGGTGTGCCGGCTGCGCGATATTCCGATCATCACCTTCATCAACAAGATCGATCGCGAGGGACACGATCCCCTCGCGCTGCTGGACGAGATTTCCTCCGGGCTCGCGCTCGACCTCACGCTGCTGACCTGGCCGGTCGGCATGGGTGTCGATTTCCGCGGCCTTCTCGATATCGAGGGCGCGAAGCTGCTGTTGCCGAAGGAAGCCCGCACCGATTCGTTTGGGCGCACCGAACAGCTCGAAACGATTGAGGCCCTGCATCCGCATGCGAATATCGAGCAACGCATCACGCAGCCGGCGCTCGAAAGCCTCGAGCTCTGCCTGAGCGACCTGCCGCCGTTCGACGCCAAGGCATTCCTCGAAGGGCACCTTTCGCCGGTGATCTTCGGAAGCGCGTTGAAGGATTTCGGCGTCGCCGAGCTGCTCGCCTGCCTGACGCGATGGGCGCCCGACGCGCTGCCGCGCAAGACGACGACGCGTGCCGTCGATCCTGCGGAGGACGTAGTCTCCGGCTTCGTTTTCAAGGTGCAGGCGAATATGGACCCGAACCACCGCGACCGCATTGCGTTCGTGCGGCTGTGTTCGGGCAAGTTCAAGCGCGGCATGCGGCTGTTCAATGTACGCGAGAAAAAGCCGATGAATGTCGCAGCGCCGATCTTCTTCTTTGCGCAGCAGCGCGAAACGCTCGACGAGGCGTTCCCCGGCGACATCATCGGCATTCCAAATCACGGCACGCTTCATGTCGGCGATAGCTTGACCGAAGGTGAGACGCTTCAATTCACCGGCATCCCGAATTTCGCGCCGGAAATCCTGCGGCGCGTCGTGCTGGAAGATGCAATGCGCGCCAAGCAGCTCAACAAGGCGCTCAACGACCTTGCCGAAGAAGGCGTGATCCAGATCTTCCGCCCGGTCGACGGATCGTGGCAGATCCTCGGCGCGGTGGGAGCGCTGCAGCTTGACGTGCTGGTTTCGCGGCTGAAGGCCGAATACGGCGTGTCGGTTCGGCTGGAGGCCGCTCCTTACGAGACCGCGCGCTGGCTCGTGAGCGAAAAGGCTGACGCGCTGGAGAAGTTTTGTAGCCGCAACCGGTCCAGCATCGCGGAAGACCGGCAGGGCGCGCCGGTATTTCTCGCGCGGAACGCCTGGACCCTGAACCGGGAAACGCAGGACTGGCCAGATATTCGTTTTGTGAATGTGAAAGAGCGAACCTAA
- a CDS encoding DUF126 domain-containing protein, with protein sequence MTTFRARQAMGHAVRGTALVASDGFSARYDLDRVAGVFSRPAHKLAGQSYVGKVLVLDTAKGGVATAWMLHEMASRGIVPLALVLNSVNPILAQGAAFGGVPMLAGFDVDITRAIPNGASVAIDPAARTIAVVEE encoded by the coding sequence ATGACGACCTTTCGCGCCCGGCAGGCCATGGGGCACGCCGTCCGCGGCACCGCTCTGGTCGCGTCGGACGGCTTTTCGGCGCGCTACGATCTTGATCGTGTGGCGGGCGTATTCTCGCGCCCGGCGCACAAGCTCGCGGGCCAGTCGTATGTCGGCAAGGTTCTGGTGCTGGACACCGCCAAAGGCGGTGTCGCGACAGCCTGGATGCTCCACGAAATGGCTTCGCGCGGCATCGTGCCCCTGGCGCTCGTGCTCAATTCGGTGAATCCGATTTTGGCGCAGGGTGCCGCGTTCGGCGGTGTGCCTATGCTTGCCGGCTTCGATGTGGACATCACACGCGCGATCCCGAATGGCGCGTCGGTCGCGATCGATCCGGCCGCGCGCACGATCGCCGTCGTGGAAGAGTGA
- a CDS encoding transglutaminase family protein produces the protein MRIRISHETRYHYEAPTNGVIQTLRLTPRNHDGHYVIHWRIDVTEDCRLDVHEDAFGNITHTFTAEGPFEELGVQVEGEVDVQDTAGIVRGAIERFPPSLYLRATSLTEADGAIAQFARETKSPSDDTLAVLHALLGRIHGEMTYDTDPTHTATTAAEAFALKRGVCQDLTHVFIAAARHLDVPARYVGGYFHRADGIVQQDAGHAWAEAYVPTVGWIAFDPANGICATDAHVRVAVGLDYLGAAPVRGARRGGGTESMAVKVLVDQAARQVQS, from the coding sequence ATGCGCATCCGCATTTCGCACGAGACCCGCTACCATTACGAAGCGCCGACCAACGGCGTGATCCAGACATTGCGCCTCACCCCGCGCAATCATGACGGCCACTATGTCATTCATTGGCGCATCGACGTGACGGAAGACTGCCGGCTGGACGTTCACGAGGACGCATTCGGCAACATCACGCATACGTTCACGGCCGAAGGCCCGTTCGAGGAACTTGGCGTGCAGGTCGAGGGCGAGGTCGACGTGCAGGATACCGCAGGCATCGTGCGCGGCGCGATCGAGCGGTTCCCGCCGAGCCTCTATCTGCGCGCGACCTCGCTCACCGAAGCCGACGGCGCAATCGCGCAATTCGCCCGCGAGACGAAAAGCCCGAGCGACGACACGCTCGCGGTCCTCCACGCACTGCTCGGCCGCATCCACGGCGAGATGACATACGACACCGACCCGACCCACACGGCGACCACCGCCGCGGAGGCCTTCGCGCTCAAGCGCGGCGTGTGCCAGGACCTCACCCATGTCTTCATCGCGGCCGCGCGGCATCTCGATGTTCCCGCCCGCTATGTCGGCGGCTATTTCCACCGGGCCGACGGCATCGTGCAGCAGGACGCCGGGCATGCCTGGGCCGAAGCCTACGTTCCGACGGTCGGCTGGATTGCGTTCGATCCCGCGAACGGCATCTGCGCGACCGATGCGCACGTCCGTGTGGCGGTCGGGCTCGACTATCTCGGCGCCGCCCCGGTGCGCGGGGCGCGGCGCGGCGGCGGGACGGAGAGCATGGCCGTGAAGGTGCTGGTCGATCAGGCCGCGCGGCAGGTGCAGAGCTGA
- a CDS encoding peptidase, whose product MTYCCGILVRDGLVMIADTRTNAGLDNVSTFRKLNVFGVPGQRIMALASSGNLSLSQSVVSTLIEGVENPETKQLETLLDAPTMFQAAQRIGHAIRQVHKLEGEALQAADVQFDVSFLFAGQIKGERMRLFMVYGAGNFIECTVDTPYLQIGEHKYGKPVLDRAITHGVDLYDALKISLISMDSTMRSNLGVGMPIDILIARRDTCEAELSYRIEPGEPYFHDLRERWSAALRSAHMNIPRPPYGSGR is encoded by the coding sequence ATGACGTATTGTTGCGGGATTCTGGTGCGTGACGGCCTGGTGATGATCGCCGACACGCGCACCAACGCGGGCCTCGACAACGTTTCGACCTTCCGCAAGCTCAATGTTTTCGGCGTGCCGGGCCAGCGCATCATGGCGCTCGCCTCGTCGGGTAACCTCTCGCTCAGCCAGTCGGTCGTCTCGACCCTGATCGAAGGCGTCGAGAACCCCGAGACCAAGCAACTGGAAACGCTGCTCGACGCGCCGACCATGTTCCAGGCCGCCCAGCGCATCGGCCACGCGATCCGGCAGGTGCACAAGCTCGAGGGCGAAGCGCTTCAGGCAGCCGACGTGCAGTTCGACGTCTCGTTCCTGTTCGCCGGCCAGATCAAGGGCGAGCGGATGCGCCTGTTCATGGTCTACGGGGCGGGCAATTTCATCGAGTGCACCGTCGACACGCCCTACCTGCAGATCGGCGAGCACAAATACGGCAAGCCGGTGCTCGACCGCGCCATCACCCACGGGGTCGATCTTTATGACGCGCTGAAGATCAGCCTGATCTCGATGGATTCCACGATGCGCTCGAACCTCGGTGTGGGCATGCCGATCGATATCCTCATTGCACGCCGTGATACCTGTGAGGCCGAATTGTCCTACCGCATCGAGCCCGGCGAGCCCTATTTTCACGATCTGAGAGAGCGCTGGTCGGCCGCGCTACGCTCGGCGCACATGAATATCCCACGTCCTCCCTACGGGAGCGGGCGCTGA
- a CDS encoding cytochrome b/b6 domain-containing protein, translated as MAEAATTSETGVSDASPAPIHPLYVRITHWINAFAILIMIGSGWQIYNASPLFPFSFPPSVTLGGWLAGGILWHLAGLWLLVLTGLIYFALGLATGRFRRKLLPIRPREVARDLAAAATGRLSHDDLTRYNAVQKLLYAGILVTGVVIVLSGLAIWKPVQLWELTLLFGGYEGARIVHFCAMTAIVLFLVLHVIMALLVPKSLRAMIKGR; from the coding sequence ATGGCCGAGGCCGCGACCACTAGTGAAACCGGTGTCAGCGATGCGTCACCGGCACCGATCCATCCACTCTATGTGCGCATCACGCATTGGATCAACGCGTTTGCGATCCTGATCATGATCGGTTCGGGATGGCAGATCTACAACGCCTCGCCGCTGTTTCCGTTCTCGTTCCCGCCGAGCGTCACGCTGGGCGGCTGGCTCGCCGGCGGCATTCTTTGGCACCTGGCTGGCCTATGGCTGCTGGTCCTCACCGGCCTCATTTATTTTGCGCTCGGACTGGCAACGGGCCGCTTCAGGCGGAAGCTGCTGCCGATCCGTCCCCGCGAAGTCGCGCGCGATCTTGCCGCCGCCGCCACTGGCCGGCTCAGCCATGATGATCTGACGCGCTACAACGCGGTGCAGAAGCTCCTTTATGCCGGGATCCTCGTGACCGGCGTCGTGATCGTCCTGTCCGGGCTTGCCATCTGGAAGCCGGTCCAGCTCTGGGAACTGACGCTGCTGTTCGGCGGTTACGAGGGCGCGCGCATCGTGCACTTCTGTGCCATGACGGCGATCGTGCTGTTCCTCGTTCTGCACGTCATCATGGCGCTGCTGGTGCCGAAATCGCTGCGGGCGATGATCAAGGGACGCTAG
- a CDS encoding dihydroxy-acid dehydratase, which translates to MTQSKPVIIDHHPGRSSQTIGVARELGTDPDLIHEPSVGVVGTKGDSQCYMGVMAKVDAIHASLKSRIGKGAGQLKLRLVQPEYTVATSDGIRNGTREMRYSLIGREMTNDSLCEHLSATGLAGTIAVVACDKPPVGTLAAFLEHNQPSIIMSDGPIHPGTDPQTGEKLDIVSAYQVAGHPDPAYRLRIACHACPGYGSCGGMFTYNTMQTFIGVVGMQPLHMVAPPSDDPRRVKEFPDQLVGHLANMMAKGLKPRDIVVRDSIRNAVIVAMAIGGSTNVTLHTPEIARAAGYGDFWKDVMTPEEFNHLSQYVVPVLTDARPYGKYSMVDIDDVGGVQVIVKELLDAGMLNGDVMTCTGETLSEQVKRLNTKAVDGKVVYPVAKPYKPTGGLRVLGGNLSPEFSAILKLAGVEGGLENKGVMTKAQIYEGGLENNVFRGKARVFEGEQGLIDALDQDPDSFQNNDMIIVRYEGPSGAPGMPEMLDPTSRITTLCRERGMTVALMTDARFSGGSVGLVIGHVGPEAALGGPIALVQDGDEIIADLNKNELNCTQLSDPAVFKQRKAEWDKVVAANGGIHPNCGIADTRLLHRARLTAVPATRGAGLHPNREVWVPEPREAKRSGFVPKNKHRPDAQKAF; encoded by the coding sequence GTGACACAATCGAAGCCTGTCATCATCGACCACCACCCGGGCCGCTCGTCGCAAACGATCGGGGTCGCGCGCGAACTCGGCACCGACCCGGATTTGATCCACGAGCCGTCCGTTGGCGTCGTCGGGACCAAGGGCGACAGCCAGTGCTACATGGGCGTGATGGCGAAGGTCGATGCGATCCACGCCAGCCTCAAGAGCCGCATCGGCAAGGGTGCGGGCCAGCTCAAGCTTCGCCTCGTGCAGCCCGAGTACACGGTCGCGACCTCGGACGGCATCCGCAACGGCACGCGCGAGATGCGCTACTCGCTCATCGGCCGCGAGATGACCAACGACTCGCTCTGCGAACACCTGAGCGCCACGGGGCTTGCCGGTACCATTGCGGTGGTTGCGTGCGACAAGCCGCCGGTCGGCACGCTGGCCGCGTTCCTCGAGCACAATCAGCCGTCGATCATCATGTCGGATGGGCCGATCCATCCCGGTACCGATCCACAGACCGGTGAGAAGCTCGACATCGTCAGCGCCTATCAGGTCGCCGGCCATCCGGATCCGGCGTACCGTCTGCGCATCGCCTGCCATGCGTGCCCCGGCTACGGCAGCTGTGGCGGCATGTTCACCTACAACACGATGCAGACCTTCATCGGCGTCGTCGGCATGCAGCCGCTGCACATGGTGGCGCCGCCCTCGGACGATCCGCGCCGTGTGAAGGAATTCCCGGACCAGCTCGTCGGTCACCTTGCGAACATGATGGCCAAGGGCCTCAAGCCGCGCGACATCGTGGTGCGCGATTCGATCCGCAATGCCGTCATCGTCGCGATGGCGATCGGCGGCTCGACCAACGTCACGCTCCACACGCCGGAGATCGCGCGCGCCGCCGGGTACGGCGATTTCTGGAAGGACGTGATGACGCCGGAGGAATTCAATCACCTCTCGCAATACGTCGTGCCGGTGCTCACCGACGCGCGTCCCTACGGCAAATACTCGATGGTCGATATCGACGACGTCGGCGGCGTGCAGGTGATCGTAAAGGAACTGCTCGACGCCGGGATGCTCAACGGCGACGTGATGACTTGCACCGGTGAAACGCTTAGCGAGCAGGTGAAGCGCCTCAACACCAAGGCGGTCGACGGCAAGGTGGTTTATCCGGTCGCCAAGCCCTACAAGCCGACCGGCGGCCTGCGGGTGCTCGGCGGCAACCTGTCGCCTGAATTCTCTGCGATCCTCAAGCTTGCGGGCGTCGAGGGCGGCCTCGAGAACAAGGGGGTGATGACTAAAGCCCAGATCTATGAGGGCGGCCTCGAGAACAATGTCTTCCGAGGCAAGGCGCGCGTGTTCGAAGGTGAGCAGGGCCTGATTGACGCGCTCGACCAGGACCCCGACAGCTTCCAGAACAACGACATGATCATCGTGCGCTACGAAGGGCCGAGCGGCGCGCCCGGCATGCCCGAAATGCTCGACCCGACCTCGCGCATCACGACGCTGTGCCGCGAACGCGGGATGACGGTGGCGCTGATGACCGACGCGCGCTTTTCCGGCGGCTCGGTCGGCCTCGTCATTGGCCACGTCGGCCCGGAGGCCGCGCTCGGAGGCCCCATCGCGCTCGTTCAGGACGGCGACGAGATCATCGCAGACTTGAACAAGAACGAGCTGAACTGCACGCAACTATCCGACCCCGCTGTCTTCAAGCAGCGCAAGGCGGAATGGGACAAGGTGGTGGCGGCGAACGGCGGCATCCATCCGAATTGCGGCATCGCCGACACGCGCCTGCTGCACCGCGCGCGGCTCACCGCCGTTCCGGCGACGCGCGGCGCGGGCCTGCATCCTAACCGCGAGGTCTGGGTGCCCGAGCCGCGCGAGGCCAAGCGCTCCGGCTTCGTACCGAAGAACAAGCATCGGCCCGACGCGCAGAAGGCGTTCTGA